The following proteins are co-located in the Silene latifolia isolate original U9 population chromosome 1, ASM4854445v1, whole genome shotgun sequence genome:
- the LOC141602700 gene encoding monothiol glutaredoxin-S6-like, whose protein sequence is METVNRLVEQKPLVIFTKSSCCMSHSVNQLLSSYGANATVYQLDDLPNGEEVEKALQRLGFKPSVPAVFIGQKFVGGAKEIISMQIQGRLTQILKEAGAIWV, encoded by the coding sequence ATGGAAACTGTAAACCGTTTGGTGGAACAAAAGCCGCTAGTAATATTCACCAAGAGCTCGTGCTGCATGAGCCACTCAGTGAACCAGCTTTTAAGCAGCTATGGAGCTAATGCAACAGTCTATCAGCTGGATGACTTGCCAAATGGTGAAGAAGTTGAGAAAGCACTTCAAAGGCTAGGTTTCAAACCTAGTGTTCCAGCTGTTTTCATAGGTCAAAAGTTTGTTGGTGGAGCTAAGGAGATCATTAGCATGCAAATCCAAGGAAGACTCACGCAGATATTGAAGGAGGCAGGAGCTATATGGGTGTAG
- the LOC141602686 gene encoding monothiol glutaredoxin-S1-like — protein sequence METVRRLVEDKPVVIFSKSSCCMSHSMKQLISGYGANPIVYDLDELPNGREIDRTLQKIGCKQGVPAVFIGQKLVGGANDVISLQVQGKLVPMLMEAGAIWIWNRTN from the coding sequence ATGGAAACAGTGAGGCGTCTAGTGGAAGACAAACCTGTAGTTATCTTCAGCAAAAGCTCCTGTTGCATGAGCCATTCAATGAAACAGCTGATAAGCGGTTATGGAGCCAATCCAATAGTTTATGACCTGGATGAACTTCCCAATGGGAGGGAGATTGATCGAACATTACAGAAGATAGGATGTAAGCAAGGTGTACCAGCTGTATTCATAGGCCAAAAGCTCGTAGGAGGAGCTAATGATGTGATCAGCCTCCAAGTTCAAGGTAAACTTGTACCTATGCTCATGGAAGCGGGTGCTATTTGGATATGGAATAGAACTAATTAA